One stretch of Litoribrevibacter albus DNA includes these proteins:
- a CDS encoding carboxyl transferase domain-containing protein has translation MQALVDHLNTLAAKIAEGGGEAAQQRHLARGKLLPRQRINELLDPGSPFLEIGQLAAHEVYGEEVPAAGVVAGIGYVSGQECMIVANDATVKGGSYYPLSVKKHLRAQTIADENNLPCIYLVDSGGANLPRQDEVFPDREHFGRIFFNQANMSAKGIPQIAAVMGSCTAGGAYVPAMADESIIVKEQGTIFLAGPPLVKAATGEEVTAEELGGADVHCKTSGVADHYANNDHHALALVRQSVSRLNRVKPQQLDITEIKPPKYDPSELHGVVPGDLKTPYDVREVIARVVDDSEFDEFKALFGTTLVCGFARIFGMPVGIVANNGILFSESAQKGAHFVELCAQRKIPLVFLQNITGFMVGKKYESEGIARHGAKMVTAVACAKVPKFTIVIGGSFGAGNYGMCGRAYDPRFMFMWPNARISVMGGEQAAGVLAQVKRAGMEKRGESWSDEAEQSFKQPIVEGYEQQGHPYYSSARLWDDGVIDPAETRNVLGMCLSASLNAPIEDTRFGIFRM, from the coding sequence ATGCAAGCCTTGGTGGATCATCTGAATACCCTGGCGGCGAAGATCGCTGAAGGCGGTGGTGAAGCAGCGCAGCAGCGTCATTTGGCGAGAGGAAAGCTGTTACCTCGTCAGCGTATTAATGAATTGCTTGATCCAGGCAGTCCGTTCCTTGAGATCGGTCAGTTGGCGGCCCATGAGGTGTATGGCGAAGAGGTCCCCGCTGCGGGTGTCGTGGCCGGTATCGGTTATGTGTCTGGCCAAGAATGCATGATCGTTGCTAACGATGCGACGGTCAAAGGTGGCTCTTATTATCCACTGTCGGTGAAGAAACACCTGAGAGCACAGACCATTGCCGATGAAAACAACCTTCCTTGTATTTATCTGGTGGACTCAGGCGGTGCCAACCTTCCAAGACAAGATGAGGTGTTCCCGGATCGCGAGCACTTCGGTCGTATTTTCTTCAATCAGGCCAATATGTCGGCCAAAGGCATTCCGCAAATTGCCGCAGTGATGGGCTCTTGTACCGCAGGTGGTGCGTATGTACCGGCGATGGCGGATGAGTCGATCATTGTGAAAGAACAAGGCACGATTTTCCTGGCCGGGCCACCGTTGGTGAAAGCGGCCACGGGCGAAGAGGTGACAGCCGAAGAGCTGGGCGGCGCCGATGTTCACTGTAAAACCTCCGGTGTTGCCGATCATTACGCCAATAACGATCACCATGCGTTGGCCTTAGTGCGTCAGTCGGTGAGTCGTCTGAATCGGGTCAAACCTCAACAATTGGATATTACCGAGATCAAGCCGCCGAAGTACGACCCCAGTGAATTGCATGGCGTTGTCCCAGGGGATCTGAAAACCCCGTATGACGTGCGGGAAGTGATCGCACGGGTGGTGGACGATTCCGAATTTGATGAATTCAAAGCCTTGTTTGGCACGACTCTGGTGTGCGGCTTTGCCCGTATCTTCGGGATGCCGGTGGGCATCGTCGCTAATAATGGCATTTTATTCTCGGAATCCGCTCAGAAGGGCGCGCATTTTGTGGAATTGTGTGCTCAACGCAAGATCCCGTTGGTGTTCCTGCAGAACATTACCGGCTTCATGGTGGGCAAAAAATACGAGTCTGAAGGTATCGCCCGTCATGGTGCCAAGATGGTGACGGCGGTGGCGTGTGCCAAAGTGCCGAAATTTACCATAGTCATCGGTGGCAGTTTTGGTGCCGGAAACTACGGTATGTGTGGTCGCGCTTATGATCCTCGCTTTATGTTCATGTGGCCGAATGCCCGCATCTCTGTGATGGGCGGTGAGCAGGCGGCAGGCGTACTTGCGCAGGTGAAACGCGCAGGCATGGAAAAACGCGGTGAAAGTTGGTCTGATGAAGCCGAACAAAGCTTCAAACAACCTATTGTTGAAGGCTATGAACAACAAGGTCATCCCTATTATTCCAGTGCCCGTTTGTGGGACGACGGGGTGATTGATCCCGCCGAAACCCGAAATGTCTTAGGCATGTGTTTGTCTGCCTCATTAAACGCACCGATCGAGGATACTCGATTCGGCATATTCAGAATGTAA
- a CDS encoding hydroxymethylglutaryl-CoA lyase yields the protein MAILASQPLPEKVRIVEVGVRDGLQNEQRIIPTDGKLRLIDGLVSAGVTHLEAGSFVSPKWVPQMADSSDVFHRLHRKDGVRYAALTPNLKGLEAAIEAGASEVAIFGAASEAFSQKNINCSIAESLSRFLPVVRLAYEHDIPVRGYVSCVMGCPYEGEISLERVAEVSAELMELGCYEVSLGDTIGVGTPLKAQQMINCVSRKVPVKQLAVHFHDTYGQALANILAALQAGVTVVDSSIAGLGGCPYAKGASGNVATEDLVYMLNGLGIDSGIDLDRLIHVSNAFCRDNELIQRSKVALARSVE from the coding sequence ATGGCCATTCTTGCTTCGCAACCTTTGCCAGAGAAGGTGCGTATTGTGGAAGTGGGGGTGAGGGATGGATTGCAGAACGAACAACGCATCATCCCTACCGATGGTAAGTTACGCTTGATCGATGGTCTGGTCAGTGCCGGCGTCACGCATTTGGAAGCGGGCAGCTTTGTGTCCCCGAAATGGGTGCCTCAAATGGCGGACTCATCCGATGTCTTCCATCGTCTGCATCGAAAGGACGGGGTTCGCTATGCGGCGCTGACCCCAAATTTAAAAGGCTTGGAAGCCGCGATTGAAGCCGGTGCGTCTGAAGTTGCGATCTTTGGCGCCGCCTCTGAAGCCTTTAGCCAAAAGAACATTAACTGCTCCATCGCGGAAAGTCTGTCGCGGTTTCTGCCGGTCGTCCGCCTGGCCTATGAACATGATATTCCTGTTCGGGGCTATGTTTCCTGCGTCATGGGGTGTCCGTATGAAGGTGAGATTTCGCTTGAGAGAGTGGCCGAAGTCAGTGCGGAACTGATGGAACTGGGCTGCTATGAAGTCTCTCTGGGTGACACCATTGGGGTGGGAACACCGTTGAAGGCGCAACAGATGATTAACTGTGTGTCTCGGAAAGTACCGGTGAAACAATTAGCCGTTCATTTTCACGACACCTATGGTCAGGCGTTGGCGAATATTCTGGCAGCGCTGCAAGCCGGAGTAACCGTGGTAGATTCTTCCATTGCCGGTTTAGGTGGTTGCCCTTACGCAAAAGGCGCATCTGGAAATGTCGCAACAGAAGACCTGGTGTATATGCTGAATGGATTGGGCATAGACAGCGGAATCGATTTGGATCGGCTAATTCACGTTTCAAATGCCTTTTGTCGGGACAATGAGTTGATTCAGCGATCCAAGGTGGCATTGGCTCGGTCTGTAGAATAA
- a CDS encoding enoyl-CoA hydratase/isomerase family protein — protein MSLVLVEQKQPGVLWLTLNRPEIHNAFNDEVINDLLEQLDKAESDPEIRVLVLASSGKNFSAGADLNWMKSMKDASYEENIFDALQLANLLYRLNHCSKPTICRIQGAAFGGGVGLVSCCDMAVAVKSATFALSEVKIGLIPATISPYVVRAMGERNARRFFQTAETFTAERASAMRLLHEVVETEAEMDAQIQLWIDGLLANGPHAMSESKRLIGDVVARPLSEDILRCTSEWIAKVRISPEGQEGLRAFLDKRKPDWLAHTNIPGLKENP, from the coding sequence ATGTCCTTGGTACTTGTAGAGCAGAAACAACCGGGCGTGCTTTGGTTAACCCTCAATCGTCCTGAAATCCATAACGCCTTCAACGATGAAGTAATCAATGATTTGTTGGAACAACTGGATAAGGCCGAAAGTGACCCCGAGATCCGGGTGCTGGTGTTGGCATCGTCGGGGAAAAACTTCAGTGCGGGCGCAGACTTGAATTGGATGAAGTCGATGAAAGACGCCTCCTATGAGGAAAACATCTTCGATGCCTTGCAGTTAGCGAACCTTCTGTACCGCTTGAATCACTGTTCGAAACCGACCATTTGCCGGATTCAGGGTGCAGCTTTTGGCGGCGGTGTTGGCTTGGTCAGTTGCTGTGATATGGCGGTGGCGGTGAAGTCGGCGACCTTTGCTTTATCCGAAGTCAAAATCGGTTTGATTCCTGCGACCATCAGTCCTTATGTGGTTCGAGCGATGGGTGAACGCAATGCGCGACGTTTCTTCCAGACCGCTGAAACATTTACTGCCGAGCGCGCCAGCGCCATGCGCTTGTTGCATGAAGTGGTGGAGACCGAGGCAGAAATGGATGCCCAGATTCAGCTGTGGATCGATGGTTTGTTGGCTAATGGCCCTCATGCGATGAGCGAATCCAAACGATTGATTGGTGATGTGGTGGCGCGTCCTCTGTCCGAAGACATTCTGCGTTGTACTTCTGAGTGGATTGCCAAAGTGCGTATTTCGCCTGAAGGACAGGAAGGGCTGCGGGCGTTTCTCGATAAGCGTAAACCGGATTGGCTGGCGCATACCAACATCCCTGGCTTGAAGGAGAACCCTTAA
- a CDS encoding isovaleryl-CoA dehydrogenase: MKSQYTSLNFGLGETIDLLREQVNEFAAREIAPIAEAVDKSNEFPNELWKKFGDMGLLGVTVSEEYGGANMGYLAHAVAMEEISRASASIALSYGAFSNLCVNQIYRNGNAEQRAKYLPKLVAGEWIGALAMSEPNAGSDVVSMKLSAEDKGDHYVLNGSKMWITNGPDADVLVVYAKTDASKGPHGMTAFIIEREFEGFSTGKKLDKLGMRGSNTAPLFFDDCIVPKENVLGEVDKGVAVLMSGLDYERVVLSGGPTGIMQACMDVVVPYIHEREQFGKAIGEFQLIQGKVADMYSRMNASKAYLYAVASACDRGETTRKDAAGVILYTAETATQMALDAIQILGGNGYINDYPTGRLLRDAKLYEIGAGTSEVRRMLIGRELFQES; the protein is encoded by the coding sequence ATGAAAAGTCAGTACACCAGTTTAAATTTTGGTCTCGGTGAAACCATAGACCTGCTACGTGAGCAAGTGAATGAATTTGCGGCACGTGAAATTGCACCCATTGCAGAAGCTGTGGATAAGTCGAATGAGTTTCCGAACGAGTTGTGGAAAAAGTTTGGCGACATGGGGCTGCTGGGCGTAACCGTTTCGGAAGAATACGGCGGCGCCAATATGGGGTATCTGGCGCATGCGGTGGCGATGGAAGAAATCAGCCGGGCATCCGCTTCGATCGCACTTAGCTATGGCGCGTTCTCCAATCTGTGTGTGAACCAGATTTACCGCAACGGTAATGCGGAACAGCGTGCCAAGTATCTGCCAAAATTGGTGGCGGGTGAATGGATCGGTGCTTTGGCGATGAGCGAGCCAAATGCGGGCTCCGATGTGGTGAGTATGAAGTTGTCTGCCGAAGATAAAGGCGATCACTATGTACTGAACGGCAGCAAAATGTGGATCACCAACGGCCCGGATGCCGATGTGTTGGTGGTCTATGCCAAGACCGATGCCTCCAAAGGGCCGCATGGCATGACTGCCTTTATCATTGAGCGTGAATTTGAAGGCTTTTCCACAGGCAAGAAACTCGACAAATTAGGGATGCGTGGTTCGAACACGGCGCCGCTGTTCTTCGATGATTGTATCGTGCCGAAAGAGAACGTGCTGGGTGAAGTCGATAAAGGCGTTGCGGTGTTGATGAGTGGGCTGGACTATGAACGCGTCGTTTTGTCTGGTGGCCCGACCGGCATCATGCAGGCCTGTATGGACGTGGTTGTACCTTATATTCATGAGCGCGAGCAGTTCGGTAAAGCGATCGGTGAATTTCAGCTGATTCAGGGCAAGGTCGCCGATATGTATTCCCGAATGAATGCTTCAAAAGCCTACTTATATGCCGTCGCGTCGGCTTGCGATCGTGGTGAAACCACCCGTAAAGATGCGGCCGGTGTGATTCTCTATACCGCAGAAACGGCCACGCAAATGGCGTTGGACGCGATTCAGATTCTGGGCGGTAATGGCTATATCAATGATTATCCGACAGGACGTTTGCTGCGCGATGCTAAGCTTTATGAAATTGGCGCCGGTACCTCGGAAGTTCGCCGTATGTTGATTGGTCGTGAGTTGTTTCAGGAGTCCTGA
- a CDS encoding MerR family transcriptional regulator, producing the protein MSKSKTYSISDLAAEFDITPRAIRFYESEGLLNPEREGQKRIYHQKDYVLLKLILRGKRLGWSLAESKALLDLYDPEERNREQYRQVLEKIEDSRQRLEQQRRDIELLMLELDEHQARVEHAMLENS; encoded by the coding sequence ATGAGTAAGTCGAAGACCTATTCGATCAGTGATTTAGCCGCCGAGTTTGATATCACCCCACGCGCGATTCGCTTCTATGAATCAGAGGGGTTGCTGAACCCTGAGCGAGAAGGGCAGAAGCGTATTTATCACCAGAAAGATTATGTATTGCTGAAGTTGATATTGCGTGGCAAGCGCCTTGGTTGGTCGTTGGCAGAAAGCAAAGCCTTACTCGATCTCTATGATCCGGAAGAACGTAACCGGGAGCAGTACCGACAAGTGCTAGAGAAAATCGAAGACAGTCGGCAGCGTTTAGAACAACAGCGCAGAGACATTGAGTTACTGATGCTGGAGCTGGATGAGCATCAAGCGCGGGTAGAGCACGCAATGCTTGAGAACAGTTAA
- the metE gene encoding 5-methyltetrahydropteroyltriglutamate--homocysteine S-methyltransferase → MARIHSLGFPRIGRKRELKFQLESYWTGDSSRTELLATAHTLREQNWQHQSGCDLIPVGDFSLYDHVLDTSALLGNLPERVDTNNDDLDNYFRIARGRAQNGDCQCVHAGEMTKWFDTNYHYIVPEVTADTAFSLNPDSLLAQVREAQQVNGPSHSVKPVVLGPVTYLWLSKAKDGSDRLALLERLLPVYTELLAALAAEGVEWVQIDEPILVTELDSAWRLAFEQAYHHLKVAPVKLLLTTYFGELQDNLQLACQLPVAGLHLDAISAPDEVAKLVDWLPIHKVLSLGVISGRNIWKTDLTRTLDWLEPIAAKLGERLWLAPSCSLLHVPVDLSLEATLDAEVREWLSFAAQKLQELQVLKSALNHGRDSVTEELRDNQRAIISRQQSTRVYNPAVKAAVDGITAELGQRQSEYTERAAKQRAVLQLPDYPTTTIGSFPQTTEIRQARLAYKQGTLSESDYQSHMKAEIQRAVEEQEALGLDVLVHGEAERNDMVEYFGEQLEGYVFSRFGWVQSYGSRCVKPPILFGDIHRPNAMTVEWSKFAQSLTDKPMKGMLTGPVTILNWSFVRDDQPRKATCLQLALAIRDEVLDLEQAGIQVIQIDEAALREGLPLRRSQWQSYLDWAVHSFKVCANGVQDETQIHTHMCYSEFNDIMPAIADMDADVITIETSRSDMELLDAFDEFEYPNEIGPGVYDIHSPNIPSQEQIVSLMKKAEQRIPRERLWVNPDCGLKTRQWEEVIPALKNMVEAAYSLRDQVVSEQAGYAQSANDSVLDVVLL, encoded by the coding sequence ATGGCAAGGATACATTCTCTCGGATTTCCCCGAATTGGCCGTAAACGGGAACTCAAGTTTCAACTGGAATCTTATTGGACGGGCGACTCCTCCCGAACAGAATTACTCGCAACAGCGCACACCTTGCGTGAGCAAAATTGGCAGCATCAGAGCGGATGCGATTTGATCCCGGTGGGGGATTTCTCGCTCTACGATCATGTGCTGGATACCAGTGCGTTATTGGGCAATTTGCCCGAGCGTGTGGATACCAATAACGACGATCTCGACAACTATTTCCGTATTGCGCGTGGTCGTGCACAAAACGGCGATTGTCAGTGTGTTCATGCAGGCGAAATGACCAAGTGGTTTGATACCAACTACCACTACATCGTGCCGGAAGTCACTGCTGACACAGCCTTCTCATTGAACCCGGATAGTCTGCTGGCTCAAGTACGAGAAGCGCAACAGGTGAACGGGCCAAGTCATTCAGTTAAGCCTGTGGTATTAGGGCCGGTGACGTATCTCTGGTTGAGCAAGGCGAAAGACGGTTCGGATCGACTGGCCTTATTAGAGCGACTGTTACCGGTTTATACCGAACTGTTGGCGGCGTTAGCGGCGGAAGGTGTGGAGTGGGTGCAGATTGATGAACCCATCCTGGTCACCGAGCTGGATTCAGCGTGGCGTTTGGCCTTTGAGCAAGCCTACCATCATCTCAAAGTCGCGCCTGTAAAACTCTTGCTGACTACGTACTTTGGTGAGCTTCAGGACAACCTTCAATTGGCCTGTCAGTTACCTGTGGCGGGTTTACATCTGGATGCGATCAGTGCACCGGATGAAGTGGCGAAGTTGGTGGATTGGTTGCCGATTCATAAGGTGTTGTCTTTGGGGGTTATCAGTGGTCGAAATATCTGGAAAACGGATTTAACCAGAACGTTGGATTGGCTGGAACCGATAGCGGCCAAGCTGGGCGAGCGGTTATGGTTAGCGCCATCCTGTTCCTTGCTGCATGTGCCTGTGGATTTGTCATTAGAAGCTACCCTGGATGCCGAAGTCCGCGAGTGGCTGTCCTTTGCTGCACAGAAGCTGCAGGAGCTTCAGGTGCTTAAATCCGCCTTGAATCACGGGCGAGATTCAGTGACCGAAGAACTGCGGGACAATCAACGGGCCATCATAAGTCGTCAGCAGTCGACCCGGGTTTATAATCCCGCTGTGAAAGCGGCGGTTGACGGGATTACCGCTGAACTTGGACAGCGTCAGTCGGAGTATACTGAGCGAGCTGCAAAGCAACGCGCGGTACTTCAGTTACCGGATTATCCTACGACGACCATAGGTTCTTTTCCGCAAACCACTGAAATTCGTCAGGCTCGTTTGGCGTATAAGCAAGGTACGCTGTCCGAGTCTGACTATCAGTCACACATGAAGGCTGAAATTCAACGTGCCGTTGAAGAGCAGGAAGCTTTAGGTCTGGATGTGCTGGTTCACGGTGAAGCCGAGCGGAACGACATGGTGGAATACTTTGGTGAGCAGTTGGAAGGCTATGTGTTCAGTCGTTTTGGTTGGGTTCAGTCCTATGGTTCCCGTTGCGTGAAGCCGCCGATTTTGTTTGGGGATATTCATCGCCCTAACGCAATGACGGTTGAATGGAGCAAGTTTGCTCAGTCGTTGACGGATAAACCGATGAAGGGCATGTTGACCGGGCCGGTGACGATATTGAATTGGTCGTTTGTTCGGGATGACCAGCCGCGTAAAGCCACCTGTTTGCAACTTGCGTTGGCGATTCGAGACGAAGTGTTGGATCTTGAACAGGCTGGCATTCAGGTGATTCAGATTGATGAGGCGGCACTGCGTGAAGGCTTACCCTTGCGTCGATCTCAATGGCAGAGTTATCTCGATTGGGCAGTGCATTCATTCAAGGTCTGTGCGAATGGCGTGCAAGATGAAACCCAGATTCATACCCACATGTGTTATTCCGAATTCAATGACATCATGCCGGCCATTGCAGACATGGATGCCGATGTGATCACCATCGAAACTTCGCGTTCTGATATGGAATTGCTGGATGCGTTTGATGAATTTGAATACCCCAACGAAATCGGGCCGGGGGTGTACGACATTCATTCGCCGAACATTCCGTCCCAAGAGCAGATTGTCAGCTTGATGAAAAAAGCCGAACAGCGCATTCCTCGCGAGCGGCTTTGGGTGAATCCCGATTGTGGCTTAAAAACGCGCCAGTGGGAGGAAGTAATTCCAGCGCTTAAAAACATGGTTGAGGCGGCGTATAGCTTACGAGATCAGGTGGTATCCGAGCAGGCAGGTTATGCTCAATCTGCCAATGACAGTGTCTTGGATGTTGTACTGTTATAA
- a CDS encoding acetyl-CoA carboxylase biotin carboxylase subunit: MFQKILIANRGEIACRVIRTAKKLGIQTVAVYSDADANAQHVQLADEAVYLGAAPAKESYLVMAKVIEAAQRTGAQAIHPGYGFLSENAAFADACDDAGIKFIGPSGNAIAAMGSKSKAKALMEEAKVPLVPGYHGDIQDPDVLKQHAMDIGFPLLIKASAGGGGKGMRVVNSLAEFATALEAAKREAINAFGDDKVLLERYVLQPRHVEIQVFCDQFGQGVYLFERDCSIQRRHQKVVEEAPAPGVSQELRQRMGEAALRAAHAIGYEGAGTVEFLLDQSGDFFFMEMNTRLQVEHPVTELISGVDLVEWQLKVADGETLPKTQEQLSIRGHAIEVRLYAEDPDNEFLPSVGRIEHLQFPQTSHRAWARVDSGVVTGDDVSMHYDPMIAKVIARGEDRGQALERLKGMLRQTYLVGPTTNRDYLLRILSVPAFANAELTTHFIEEHQDVLVEADHPALDTAIAICSAWLVDQRGVAQRHGSEGMTSFLKNWRMNLPASESMVLKSNDANYPVTVTANEQGYRVARIGKGHQVRIEQGETFDHAVWIDGQKIPVHIYHDPAQARIALFFAGSQLLLEQAKPDLGLQDHSADEHGVIAPMHGNVVAVLVSNGEQVVKGQALVIMEAMKMEHTLTAPYDGVISHIAYQGGDQVEEGQALLEVEEQSADVETEVSVEEGVN, from the coding sequence ATGTTCCAGAAGATCTTAATCGCGAACCGAGGGGAAATCGCCTGTCGAGTGATTCGAACAGCCAAGAAACTGGGTATTCAGACGGTAGCGGTGTATTCCGACGCCGATGCCAACGCACAACATGTGCAGTTGGCGGATGAAGCGGTTTATCTGGGGGCGGCGCCTGCCAAAGAAAGCTATTTGGTGATGGCTAAGGTGATTGAAGCCGCTCAACGTACCGGAGCACAGGCAATCCATCCGGGCTATGGGTTTCTCTCTGAAAATGCGGCGTTTGCCGATGCCTGTGATGATGCTGGCATTAAGTTCATTGGCCCCAGCGGAAATGCCATTGCGGCGATGGGCTCGAAGTCCAAAGCCAAAGCCTTGATGGAAGAGGCCAAGGTGCCTTTGGTGCCTGGCTATCACGGTGACATTCAAGACCCGGATGTGCTCAAGCAACATGCGATGGACATTGGCTTTCCTCTATTGATCAAAGCCAGTGCCGGGGGTGGCGGCAAAGGTATGCGGGTGGTGAATTCGTTAGCGGAGTTTGCGACTGCACTGGAAGCGGCGAAACGCGAAGCGATCAATGCCTTTGGTGACGATAAGGTCTTGCTAGAGCGCTATGTGTTGCAACCTCGTCATGTGGAAATTCAGGTGTTCTGTGATCAGTTTGGCCAAGGGGTGTATCTCTTTGAGCGGGACTGTTCCATTCAGCGTCGTCATCAAAAAGTGGTGGAAGAAGCGCCGGCACCGGGTGTCTCACAAGAACTGAGGCAGCGCATGGGCGAAGCGGCATTACGAGCGGCTCATGCCATCGGTTATGAAGGTGCTGGCACGGTGGAGTTTCTGCTCGATCAATCGGGTGATTTCTTTTTCATGGAAATGAATACCCGATTGCAAGTTGAGCACCCGGTGACAGAGTTGATTTCGGGTGTGGATCTGGTGGAGTGGCAGTTAAAAGTCGCCGATGGTGAAACGCTGCCTAAAACGCAAGAGCAGCTGTCGATTCGTGGTCATGCTATCGAAGTGCGGTTGTATGCGGAAGACCCGGACAACGAATTCTTACCGTCGGTGGGGCGCATTGAGCATCTGCAGTTTCCTCAAACCTCTCATCGGGCTTGGGCTCGGGTGGACTCAGGGGTAGTCACCGGGGACGATGTATCGATGCATTACGATCCGATGATTGCCAAGGTCATTGCCCGGGGGGAAGATCGCGGACAAGCGTTGGAACGGCTCAAAGGCATGTTACGTCAAACCTATCTGGTCGGGCCGACCACCAATCGGGATTACCTGTTACGGATACTGTCCGTACCTGCGTTTGCGAATGCCGAATTAACCACGCACTTCATTGAAGAACACCAGGATGTCTTGGTAGAGGCGGATCACCCTGCCTTAGACACCGCTATTGCCATCTGCAGTGCTTGGTTAGTTGATCAAAGAGGGGTGGCGCAACGACACGGCTCAGAAGGAATGACAAGCTTCCTCAAGAACTGGCGTATGAATTTACCTGCCAGTGAGTCCATGGTGCTCAAGTCTAATGATGCGAATTATCCGGTGACGGTGACGGCGAATGAGCAAGGGTATCGTGTGGCCCGCATCGGTAAGGGACATCAGGTTCGCATCGAACAGGGTGAGACGTTTGATCATGCGGTGTGGATTGATGGGCAGAAGATTCCGGTCCATATTTATCATGATCCGGCACAAGCACGCATTGCCTTATTCTTTGCCGGCAGCCAGCTGTTATTAGAGCAGGCTAAGCCGGATTTAGGTCTACAGGATCACAGTGCCGACGAACACGGTGTGATTGCGCCAATGCATGGCAATGTGGTGGCGGTGTTGGTGTCGAATGGTGAACAGGTTGTTAAAGGTCAGGCGTTGGTGATCATGGAAGCCATGAAGATGGAACATACCTTAACCGCGCCTTACGATGGTGTGATTTCACACATCGCCTATCAAGGCGGTGATCAGGTGGAAGAAGGGCAGGCGCTGCTTGAAGTTGAAGAGCAAAGCGCTGATGTTGAGACTGAGGTCTCTGTCGAAGAGGGTGTCAATTAA
- a CDS encoding LysR family transcriptional regulator has translation MIERSHLKILREVDRHGSLTAAANELFLTQSALSHTMRKLESQLGTPLWIKEGRHLQLTQAGRYLLKEAKRLLPQLERLDETLLQYAQGDKGVLRIGMECHPCYQWLLKVVKPFLADWPSVDVDVKQKFQFGGMAALFNHDIDILVTPDPIEKDGIRFSPVFDYEQVLVVHQDHPYAQKNYVQPKDLANQVLYTYPVDAARLDIFQLFLFPAMCSPKQHKMIEATEMMLQMVAANRGVATLPKWLVEEYQTSLPIQAVRLGKDGIQKQIHLGIRSNEEPNAFTQAFFELATGVEL, from the coding sequence ATGATTGAACGCAGCCATCTAAAGATATTAAGAGAAGTGGATCGACACGGTTCATTAACCGCTGCCGCCAACGAATTGTTCCTGACTCAATCGGCACTCAGCCACACCATGCGAAAGCTGGAATCTCAACTGGGTACACCGCTGTGGATAAAAGAAGGCCGACATCTGCAATTGACTCAGGCCGGGCGATACTTACTGAAAGAGGCCAAACGCTTACTGCCGCAACTGGAACGACTGGATGAGACCCTGTTGCAGTACGCCCAAGGTGACAAAGGCGTGTTACGGATTGGCATGGAATGCCACCCTTGTTATCAATGGCTGTTGAAGGTCGTCAAACCCTTCTTGGCCGACTGGCCCAGCGTCGATGTAGACGTCAAACAGAAGTTCCAGTTTGGCGGCATGGCCGCGCTGTTCAATCATGACATCGATATCCTGGTGACGCCGGACCCCATTGAAAAAGACGGCATTCGCTTCTCTCCGGTCTTCGACTATGAGCAAGTACTGGTGGTGCATCAGGATCACCCCTATGCACAAAAAAATTATGTACAACCCAAAGACCTGGCTAATCAGGTGCTCTACACCTACCCGGTAGATGCCGCCCGACTGGATATCTTCCAGCTCTTTTTATTCCCGGCTATGTGCTCACCGAAACAACACAAGATGATTGAAGCCACAGAAATGATGTTGCAAATGGTCGCAGCCAATCGCGGCGTTGCCACTTTGCCCAAATGGCTGGTTGAAGAATATCAAACCAGCCTGCCAATTCAGGCGGTTCGATTAGGGAAGGACGGCATTCAAAAACAGATCCACCTAGGCATACGCAGTAACGAAGAACCAAATGCCTTTACCCAGGCGTTTTTTGAATTGGCCACAGGCGTGGAACTTTAG